In Streptomyces ambofaciens ATCC 23877, a single genomic region encodes these proteins:
- a CDS encoding acyl-CoA thioesterase, which translates to MTAQVPTAPALSAPRYGRLVPVTVHFDDLDALGLLHNARYPVMVERAWAELWTEHGFRFEGDWAAAGDACNAVKELTITYEAPVTRPGAYAVHLWLDRLGTTGLTYGFRFCSPDGTTTYARGTRVLVRLDSATLRPAPWSDTFRAAGRALLRSTD; encoded by the coding sequence GTGACCGCCCAAGTCCCCACCGCCCCCGCCCTGTCCGCCCCGCGGTACGGCCGGCTCGTTCCCGTCACCGTGCACTTCGACGACCTGGACGCCCTCGGGCTGCTGCACAACGCCCGGTACCCCGTGATGGTCGAGCGGGCCTGGGCCGAGCTGTGGACCGAGCACGGCTTCCGCTTCGAGGGCGACTGGGCGGCGGCCGGCGACGCCTGCAACGCGGTCAAGGAACTGACCATCACCTATGAGGCGCCGGTCACCCGGCCGGGCGCGTACGCCGTCCACCTCTGGCTGGACCGCCTCGGCACGACCGGGCTGACGTACGGCTTCCGGTTCTGCTCCCCGGACGGCACCACCACGTACGCCCGCGGTACCCGGGTGCTGGTCAGGCTGGACTCCGCGACACTGCGTCCGGCGCCGTGGAGCGACACCTTCAGGGCCGCCGGTCGGGCACTCCTGCGCTCGACGGACTGA
- a CDS encoding flavin monoamine oxidase family protein has translation MTSTVPNAIEHADEQQPPITMFGPDFPYAYDDFLAHPAGLGQIPATEHGSEVAIIGGGMSGIVAAYELMKMGLKPVVYEADRIGGRLRTVGFEGCDPSLTAEMGAMRFPPSSTALQHYIDLVGLETRAFPNPLAEATPSTVVDLKGESHYAETLDDLPQVYRDVADAWARCLEEGADFSDMNRALRERDVPRIREIWAKLVEKLDNQTFYGFLCDSEAFKSFRHREIFGQVGFGTGGWDTDFPNSILEILRVVYTEADDHHRGIVGGSQQLPLRLWEREPEKIVHWPYGTSLQSLHVNGEPRPAVTRLTRTAGNRITVTDADGDIRTYRAAIFTAQSWMLLSKIDCDDSLFPIDHWTAIERTHYMESSKLFVPVDRPFWLDKAVDDNGEPTGRDVMSMTLTDRMTRGTYLLDDGPDRPAVICLSYTWCDDSLKWLPLSAGERMEVMLKSLGEIYPKVDIRKHIIGNPVTVSWENEPYFMGAFKANLPGHYRYQRRLFTHFMQEDLPEDKRGIFLAGDDISWTAGWAEGAVQTALNAVWGVMHHFGGTTDATNPGPGDVYDEIAPVELPED, from the coding sequence ATGACGTCCACCGTGCCCAACGCGATCGAGCACGCAGACGAGCAGCAGCCGCCGATCACCATGTTCGGTCCGGACTTCCCGTACGCGTACGACGACTTCCTCGCCCACCCGGCCGGTCTCGGCCAGATACCCGCGACCGAGCACGGCAGCGAGGTCGCGATCATCGGCGGCGGCATGTCCGGCATCGTGGCCGCCTACGAGCTGATGAAGATGGGCCTCAAGCCCGTCGTCTACGAGGCCGACCGGATCGGGGGGCGCCTGCGCACCGTCGGCTTCGAGGGGTGTGACCCGTCCCTGACCGCCGAGATGGGCGCGATGCGCTTCCCGCCGTCCTCCACCGCCCTCCAGCACTACATCGACCTGGTGGGACTGGAGACCCGCGCGTTCCCCAACCCCCTCGCCGAGGCGACACCCTCCACCGTCGTGGACCTCAAGGGCGAGTCGCACTACGCCGAGACCCTCGACGACCTGCCGCAGGTCTACCGTGACGTGGCCGACGCCTGGGCCAGGTGCCTCGAGGAGGGCGCCGACTTCTCCGACATGAACCGCGCCCTGCGCGAGCGCGACGTCCCGCGCATCCGCGAGATCTGGGCGAAGCTGGTCGAGAAGCTCGACAACCAGACCTTCTACGGCTTCCTCTGCGACTCCGAGGCCTTCAAGTCCTTCCGGCACCGCGAGATCTTCGGCCAGGTCGGCTTCGGCACCGGCGGCTGGGACACCGACTTCCCCAACTCCATCCTGGAGATCCTCCGTGTCGTCTACACCGAGGCCGACGACCACCACCGCGGCATCGTCGGCGGCTCCCAGCAGCTGCCGCTCAGGCTCTGGGAGCGCGAGCCGGAGAAGATCGTCCACTGGCCGTACGGCACCTCGCTGCAGTCCCTGCACGTGAACGGCGAGCCCCGCCCGGCCGTGACCCGGCTGACCCGCACCGCCGGCAACCGGATCACCGTGACCGACGCCGACGGCGACATCCGCACCTACCGGGCGGCGATCTTCACCGCCCAGTCCTGGATGCTGCTCTCCAAGATCGACTGCGACGACTCGCTCTTCCCGATCGACCACTGGACCGCGATCGAGCGGACCCACTACATGGAGAGCTCCAAGCTCTTCGTCCCCGTGGACCGCCCGTTCTGGCTCGACAAGGCCGTCGACGACAACGGGGAGCCGACCGGGCGGGACGTCATGTCGATGACGCTCACCGACCGCATGACCCGCGGCACCTACCTCCTGGACGACGGTCCGGACAGGCCCGCCGTCATCTGCCTCTCCTACACCTGGTGCGACGACAGCCTGAAGTGGCTGCCGCTGTCCGCAGGCGAGCGGATGGAGGTCATGCTGAAGTCGCTCGGCGAGATCTACCCGAAGGTCGACATCAGGAAGCACATCATCGGCAACCCGGTGACGGTCTCCTGGGAGAACGAGCCCTACTTCATGGGCGCCTTCAAGGCCAACCTGCCCGGACACTACCGGTACCAGCGGCGCCTGTTCACCCACTTCATGCAGGAGGACCTGCCCGAGGACAAGCGGGGCATCTTCCTCGCCGGCGACGACATCTCCTGGACGGCGGGCTGGGCCGAGGGAGCCGTCCAGACCGCCCTGAACGCCGTCTGGGGAGTCATGCACCACTTCGGCGGGACGACCGACGCGACCAACCCCGGCCCGGGCGACGTCTACGACGAGATCGCGCCCGTCGAGCTCCCCGAGGACTAG
- a CDS encoding glycoside hydrolase family 6 protein, protein MVAAASVVVAVGTATGMLSVLGDDGGGADGARPQVTHSPRLHSLPVVPSPSATETATASPSPSEKASPGPSPAKRPAKKSQRKTPPAPAAPTRLYRHPESQVLDWVRAHPDDPRQDVIGSRIADHPAAVWFADHTPANITARVRAVTSGGAESGRVPVVVPYVVPGRDCGGHSEGGAPDLDAYDDWIDRFAAGLGSGDVIVVLEPDSVAQAECLSAGERADRFASLARAGRVMKDANPRARVYFDAGHSGWHAPARQAGWLKQAGAASAASSDGIFSNVSNFHATADEVAYDRAVLDALGGPASLGAVIDTSRNGNGAPPDGQWCDPDGRKLGRAPTLSTGLGRVDAYLWVKLPGESDGCKGEPGTFTPSYAYDLAR, encoded by the coding sequence ATGGTCGCCGCGGCGTCCGTCGTGGTCGCGGTGGGCACCGCGACCGGCATGCTGTCCGTGCTCGGCGACGACGGCGGCGGCGCGGACGGGGCACGGCCGCAGGTGACGCACTCGCCCCGGCTGCACTCCCTGCCCGTGGTGCCGTCACCGTCGGCGACGGAGACGGCCACCGCCTCGCCGTCTCCGTCGGAGAAGGCGAGCCCCGGGCCCTCGCCGGCGAAGAGGCCCGCGAAGAAGTCGCAGAGGAAGACGCCTCCTGCCCCCGCGGCCCCCACCCGGCTCTACCGGCACCCCGAGTCCCAGGTCCTCGACTGGGTCCGGGCCCACCCCGACGACCCGCGCCAGGACGTCATCGGCTCCCGGATAGCCGACCACCCGGCCGCCGTCTGGTTCGCCGACCACACGCCCGCGAACATCACCGCCCGGGTCCGCGCCGTCACCTCGGGCGGTGCCGAGTCGGGCCGGGTGCCGGTCGTCGTGCCCTACGTCGTACCCGGCCGGGACTGCGGCGGCCACTCCGAGGGCGGGGCGCCCGACCTCGACGCCTACGACGACTGGATCGACCGGTTCGCCGCCGGGCTCGGCTCCGGAGACGTCATCGTCGTCCTGGAGCCCGACTCGGTGGCCCAGGCGGAGTGCCTGAGCGCCGGGGAGCGCGCCGACCGCTTCGCCTCGCTGGCCCGGGCCGGGCGGGTCATGAAGGACGCCAACCCCAGGGCCCGGGTCTACTTCGACGCGGGCCACTCGGGCTGGCACGCGCCCGCCAGGCAGGCGGGCTGGCTCAAGCAGGCCGGCGCCGCCTCGGCCGCCTCCTCCGACGGCATCTTCAGCAACGTCTCCAACTTCCACGCCACCGCCGACGAGGTCGCCTACGACCGCGCGGTGCTCGACGCCCTGGGCGGCCCCGCGAGTCTCGGCGCGGTCATCGACACCAGCCGCAACGGCAACGGCGCCCCACCCGACGGCCAGTGGTGCGACCCGGACGGCCGCAAGCTGGGCCGCGCCCCGACCCTGAGCACCGGCCTGGGCCGCGTCGACGCCTACCTGTGGGTCAAGCTGCCGGGGGAGTCGGACGGCTGCAAGGGGGAGCCGGGCACCTTCACGCCGTCCTACGCCTACGACCTGGCGCGCTGA
- a CDS encoding uracil-xanthine permease family protein — protein MDLGVRWKLHGDGRTPAPGAVVRPDERLSWPRTVGLGAQHVVAMFGASFVAPVLMGLDPNLAIMMSGVATAIFLLATRGRVPSYLGCSLSFVGVAAVIRAQGGTSATVTGAVLVVGAALFLVGLAVQRFGARIIHAAMPPVVTGAVVMLIGFNLAPVTASTYWPQDQWTALLVMLFTGLAVVCLRGFWSRIAIFMGLVFGYVLSWVLDRIFGRIHSVDGSGKLTDHWRLDLSGVGQADWIGLPSFHGPSFEWSAILVALPVVIALVAENAGHVKAVGEMTGDPLDDKLGTAISADGVGSMLSTAVGGPPNTTYSENIGVMAATRVYSTAAYWAAAGFALLFGVCPKFGAVVAAIPGGVLGGITVILYGMIGLLGAQIWINAEVDLRNPLNLVPAAAGIIIGVGNVSMEFTDTFSLSGIALGTVVVITGYHALRAFAPAHLKTQRPLLDEGTSSYDEKSGPSHDVKTGAPQQEKTGAPRDEGPGGADGSQRARS, from the coding sequence ATGGACCTCGGCGTGCGCTGGAAGCTGCACGGTGACGGGCGCACGCCCGCACCCGGAGCGGTGGTCCGCCCCGACGAACGGCTCTCGTGGCCCCGCACGGTCGGGCTCGGCGCCCAGCACGTGGTGGCCATGTTCGGGGCGTCCTTCGTGGCTCCGGTCCTGATGGGCCTGGACCCCAACCTCGCGATCATGATGTCGGGCGTGGCGACCGCCATCTTCCTGCTCGCCACCCGCGGCCGGGTGCCGAGCTATCTCGGCTGCTCGCTCTCCTTCGTCGGCGTCGCCGCGGTGATCCGGGCCCAGGGCGGCACCAGCGCCACGGTCACCGGCGCGGTCCTGGTCGTCGGCGCCGCGCTGTTCCTGGTGGGTCTCGCGGTGCAGCGGTTCGGGGCGCGGATCATCCACGCCGCGATGCCGCCCGTCGTCACGGGCGCGGTGGTGATGCTGATCGGCTTCAACCTGGCCCCGGTCACCGCCTCCACCTACTGGCCGCAGGACCAGTGGACGGCCCTGCTGGTGATGCTGTTCACCGGTCTGGCCGTCGTCTGCCTGCGCGGCTTCTGGTCCCGGATCGCGATCTTCATGGGGCTGGTCTTCGGTTACGTCCTCTCCTGGGTCCTCGACCGGATCTTCGGGAGGATCCACTCGGTGGACGGCAGCGGCAAGCTCACCGACCACTGGCGCCTCGACCTCTCCGGCGTGGGCCAGGCCGACTGGATCGGCCTGCCGTCCTTCCACGGACCGAGCTTCGAGTGGTCGGCGATCCTGGTCGCCCTGCCGGTCGTCATCGCGCTCGTCGCGGAGAACGCCGGGCACGTCAAGGCGGTCGGCGAGATGACCGGCGACCCGCTCGACGACAAGCTGGGCACGGCGATCTCCGCGGACGGCGTCGGCTCCATGCTGTCCACCGCGGTCGGCGGCCCGCCCAACACCACGTACTCCGAGAACATCGGCGTGATGGCCGCGACCCGGGTCTACTCCACGGCCGCCTACTGGGCCGCCGCCGGATTCGCCCTCCTCTTCGGCGTCTGCCCGAAGTTCGGCGCGGTCGTGGCCGCCATCCCGGGCGGCGTCCTCGGCGGCATCACGGTCATCCTCTACGGCATGATCGGCCTGCTCGGCGCGCAGATCTGGATCAACGCCGAGGTGGACCTGCGCAACCCGCTGAACCTGGTGCCGGCCGCCGCGGGCATCATCATCGGCGTCGGCAACGTCAGCATGGAGTTCACCGACACCTTCTCGCTCAGCGGCATCGCGCTCGGCACCGTGGTCGTCATCACCGGCTACCACGCGCTGCGGGCCTTCGCCCCGGCCCACCTCAAGACGCAGCGGCCGCTGCTCGACGAGGGCACGTCGTCGTACGACGAGAAGTCCGGGCCCTCGCACGACGTGAAGACCGGGGCGCCGCAGCAGGAGAAGACCGGGGCGCCGCGCGACGAAGGGCCCGGCGGCGCCGACGGTTCTCAGCGCGCCAGGTCGTAG
- a CDS encoding carbon-nitrogen hydrolase family protein, whose product MRTALLQSSGRPGSTAENLKVLDEAAGRAAAAGSGLLVTAELFLTGYAIGDAVAALAEPADGDAADAVAEIAGRHGLAVAYGYPERAGADVFNSVQLISADGTRLANYRKTHLFGCFERDHFTPGERSVVQAELDGVTVGLMICYDVEFPENVRAHALAGTDLLLVPTAQMHPFQFVAESVVPVRAFENQMYVAYVNRVGQEGEYEFVGLSALAGPDGTVRGRAGRAEELVLADVDPVLLAASREANPYLKDRRPGLYGALV is encoded by the coding sequence ATGCGCACCGCCCTGCTCCAGAGCTCCGGCCGGCCCGGCTCCACCGCCGAGAACCTCAAGGTCCTCGACGAGGCCGCGGGCCGGGCCGCCGCCGCGGGCTCCGGGCTGCTGGTCACCGCCGAGCTGTTCCTCACCGGGTACGCGATCGGCGACGCCGTCGCCGCCCTCGCCGAGCCCGCCGACGGCGACGCGGCCGACGCCGTCGCCGAGATCGCCGGGCGCCACGGCCTCGCCGTCGCGTACGGCTACCCGGAGCGGGCCGGCGCGGACGTGTTCAACTCCGTCCAGCTGATCTCCGCCGACGGCACCCGCCTGGCCAACTACCGCAAGACCCACCTCTTCGGCTGCTTCGAGCGCGACCACTTCACGCCCGGCGAGCGGTCCGTCGTCCAGGCCGAGCTCGACGGGGTCACCGTCGGCCTGATGATCTGCTACGACGTGGAGTTCCCGGAGAACGTGCGCGCGCACGCCCTGGCCGGCACCGACCTGCTGCTCGTCCCGACCGCGCAGATGCACCCGTTCCAGTTCGTCGCCGAGTCCGTCGTGCCGGTGCGGGCCTTCGAGAACCAGATGTACGTGGCGTACGTCAACCGCGTCGGCCAGGAGGGCGAGTACGAGTTCGTCGGGCTGTCCGCGCTCGCCGGACCCGACGGGACCGTCCGCGGCCGGGCCGGGCGCGCCGAGGAACTGGTCCTCGCCGACGTCGACCCGGTCCTCCTCGCCGCCTCCCGCGAGGCCAACCCGTACCTGAAGGACCGCCGCCCCGGTCTCTACGGGGCCCTCGTCTGA
- a CDS encoding DUF5995 family protein, which produces MAHCEQVPAAVRTVDTVLTRMRALDTALPAQDGVAVFNRVYLTVTETVDRHIDGGGFPDARAAIALDVRFAERYLAAVDTLERGHRPPACWRPLFQFRRHPGVRPLQFALAGINAHIGHDLALAVVDTCRTLGCDPLELEDEFDRVGELLVSLEERVRDELMPGPDLLQITDPLTHLLGSWSLERARDATWAAARALWALRRLPDLAGEFTERLDAAVGFAGRMLLTPLPD; this is translated from the coding sequence ATGGCGCACTGCGAACAAGTCCCGGCGGCCGTCCGGACGGTGGACACGGTCCTCACCCGGATGCGCGCCCTCGACACGGCGCTGCCCGCACAGGACGGGGTGGCCGTCTTCAACCGCGTCTACCTGACCGTCACCGAGACGGTCGACCGGCACATCGACGGTGGCGGGTTCCCGGACGCCCGGGCCGCGATCGCGCTGGACGTGCGGTTCGCCGAGCGCTATCTGGCGGCCGTCGACACGCTGGAGAGGGGGCACCGGCCGCCCGCGTGCTGGCGGCCCCTGTTCCAGTTCCGCCGCCATCCCGGCGTACGACCGCTGCAGTTCGCGCTGGCGGGCATCAACGCGCACATCGGTCACGATCTCGCGCTGGCCGTGGTGGACACCTGTCGTACGCTCGGCTGCGATCCCCTGGAGCTGGAGGACGAGTTCGACCGGGTGGGCGAGCTCCTCGTCTCGCTGGAGGAGCGCGTCCGCGACGAGCTGATGCCGGGTCCCGACCTCCTCCAGATCACCGACCCGCTGACCCATCTGCTCGGTTCCTGGAGCCTGGAGCGCGCCCGCGACGCCACCTGGGCCGCGGCCCGCGCCCTGTGGGCGCTGCGCCGGCTCCCGGACCTGGCCGGGGAGTTCACGGAGCGGCTGGACGCGGCCGTCGGCTTCGCGGGCCGCATGCTGCTCACCCCGCTGCCGGACTGA
- a CDS encoding LLM class F420-dependent oxidoreductase, whose translation MATRLGLGLPQMRQYDLGKDVPDVARAAERTGYDSLWVFERALFPEPATQGLYGVEGLPWPDEYRNVAEPLVTLTLAAAATERAELGTSVLVAPLHIPFQLARALASLDAASGGRVVAGFGTGWSHDEYAAASVRPFAERGRALDELIAVCRAVWGPDPVVYDGDLTKIASAVVGPKPVRPVPILLAASSGKARRRLVDHADGWLPAGTGVEAVAAQWRQLRELAEERGRTEPIRTVLRANARHRASAPAGAGRRPFHGSVDQIVEDLAAHAGIGLDEILVDLQGSARDAEELKDVAAEVYEKARAAGV comes from the coding sequence ATGGCGACCCGGCTCGGACTCGGCCTCCCCCAGATGCGGCAGTACGACCTCGGCAAGGACGTCCCCGACGTGGCCCGCGCGGCGGAACGGACGGGCTACGACAGCCTGTGGGTCTTCGAGCGGGCGCTCTTCCCCGAGCCCGCCACCCAGGGGCTGTACGGCGTCGAGGGCCTGCCCTGGCCGGACGAGTACCGGAACGTGGCGGAGCCGCTGGTGACCCTGACCCTCGCCGCCGCGGCCACCGAGCGGGCGGAGCTGGGCACCAGTGTGCTCGTCGCCCCGCTGCACATCCCGTTCCAGCTGGCCAGGGCGCTGGCCTCGCTGGACGCGGCGAGCGGCGGCCGGGTGGTCGCGGGCTTCGGCACGGGCTGGTCCCACGACGAGTACGCGGCGGCCTCGGTCCGCCCCTTCGCCGAACGCGGGCGGGCTCTGGACGAGCTGATCGCGGTGTGCCGCGCGGTCTGGGGCCCGGACCCGGTGGTGTACGACGGCGACCTCACGAAGATCGCGTCCGCGGTCGTCGGTCCCAAGCCCGTCAGGCCCGTCCCGATCCTGCTGGCGGCGAGCAGCGGGAAGGCCCGGCGCCGGCTCGTCGACCACGCCGACGGCTGGCTGCCCGCGGGCACGGGTGTCGAGGCCGTGGCCGCCCAGTGGCGGCAGCTGCGGGAGCTGGCGGAGGAGCGGGGGCGTACGGAGCCGATCCGCACGGTGCTGCGGGCCAACGCCCGCCACCGCGCGTCGGCCCCCGCGGGCGCCGGCCGCCGCCCCTTCCACGGCAGCGTCGACCAGATCGTCGAGGACCTCGCCGCCCACGCCGGGATCGGGCTCGACGAGATCCTCGTCGACCTCCAGGGTTCCGCGCGGGACGCCGAGGAGCTGAAGGACGTGGCCGCCGAGGTCTACGAGAAGGCCAGGGCGGCCGGGGTCTAG
- a CDS encoding MFS transporter, with the protein MSTVVYALREVRRARYAVAAVFAVHGAVTGSFATRVPWIQDHAGVSAGQLGLALAFPALGASVAMPLAGSVSHRFGARTALRGLLALWTLALVLPSLAPSLLTLCLALFVYGATAGMSDVAMNALGVEIENRLDKSIMSGLHGMWSAGALVGSAAGTLAAHLGSDARLHHALAAAVLTVAGLVACAWVLDLQPAEDEDPPPRFALPPRSALLIGAVGFCAVFAEGASLDWSAVYLRDELGTSAGLAAACTTGFTLTMALARFAGDKVVDRFGAVRTVRVSGVLAALGGLLIVLGGHPAVAMTGFALMGLGIAVVVPLCFAAAGRAGSNPSLAIAGVATITYTSGLVAPSAIGGLAEVTSLVVSFGLVTLLTCCLVVFAKVLRAGDRDRPKISPSSAGVPDRRP; encoded by the coding sequence ATGAGCACAGTGGTCTACGCGCTACGCGAGGTGAGGCGCGCCCGGTACGCCGTGGCGGCCGTGTTCGCCGTGCACGGCGCCGTCACCGGCTCGTTCGCGACGCGGGTGCCGTGGATCCAGGACCATGCCGGGGTGAGTGCGGGCCAGTTGGGCCTGGCGCTCGCCTTCCCGGCGCTCGGCGCCTCCGTCGCCATGCCGCTGGCCGGCAGCGTCAGCCACCGCTTCGGCGCCCGCACCGCCCTGCGCGGGCTGCTGGCCCTGTGGACGCTGGCACTGGTCCTGCCGTCCCTCGCCCCGAGCCTGCTGACGCTGTGCCTCGCCCTCTTCGTCTACGGCGCCACCGCGGGCATGTCGGACGTGGCGATGAACGCGCTGGGCGTGGAGATCGAGAACCGCCTCGACAAGTCGATCATGTCCGGTCTGCACGGCATGTGGAGCGCGGGCGCCCTGGTCGGCTCGGCGGCCGGCACGCTCGCCGCCCACCTGGGCTCGGACGCCCGGCTGCACCACGCGCTGGCCGCCGCGGTGCTGACCGTGGCGGGCCTGGTCGCCTGCGCCTGGGTGCTGGACCTCCAGCCCGCCGAGGACGAGGACCCGCCGCCGAGGTTCGCGCTGCCCCCGAGGTCGGCGCTGCTGATCGGCGCGGTCGGGTTCTGCGCGGTGTTCGCGGAGGGCGCGAGTCTGGACTGGTCCGCGGTCTACCTGCGGGACGAGCTGGGAACCTCCGCCGGTCTGGCGGCGGCGTGCACGACGGGCTTCACGCTCACCATGGCCCTGGCCCGGTTCGCCGGCGACAAGGTGGTGGACCGGTTCGGCGCGGTGCGCACGGTCCGGGTGAGCGGTGTGCTGGCCGCGCTCGGCGGTCTGCTCATCGTCCTCGGGGGACATCCGGCGGTGGCGATGACCGGCTTCGCGCTGATGGGCCTCGGCATCGCCGTGGTCGTGCCGCTGTGCTTCGCCGCCGCCGGACGCGCCGGCTCCAACCCCAGCCTGGCCATCGCGGGCGTCGCCACCATCACGTACACCTCGGGCCTGGTCGCGCCGAGCGCGATCGGCGGCCTGGCCGAGGTGACCAGCCTGGTGGTGTCGTTCGGTCTGGTGACCCTGCTGACCTGCTGTCTGGTGGTGTTCGCGAAGGTGCTGCGCGCCGGGGACCGGGACCGGCCGAAGATCAGTCCGTCGAGCGCAGGAGTGCCCGACCGGCGGCCCTGA
- a CDS encoding MFS transporter, whose amino-acid sequence MTLSPERVPVTAGTRRLSRTLYASAFCDDFVLLYPVYALLFSDTGLSVWQISSLFALWSLTGVVLEVPSGAWADATSRRRLLVLGPLLTAAGFALWVLVPSYGAFALGFVLWGAGGALGSGALEALVYDELDRDGAADRYARVMGRARAVGIAATMAAMGLAGPVFSWGGYQAVGAASVLVCLAGAAVATRFPERRTPPAAGGHWAATLRAGLAEARGDRSVRGALLLVPAVTSVWGALDEYTPLLVRDTGVAQETVPWLLLVVWAGATAGSLLAGPAERLTTTGFAALLTGSALALAVGAAAGTPGAVVLVALAFGGFQLATVLADARLQRRIEDTGRATLTSVAGLGAELGTLATFAAYAATATATGHATAFAWSAVPYLLTALLLATAARAAAAGARS is encoded by the coding sequence ATGACTCTCTCACCCGAGCGTGTCCCCGTCACCGCCGGTACCCGGCGGCTGTCGCGCACGCTGTACGCCTCCGCGTTCTGCGACGACTTCGTCCTGCTCTACCCGGTGTACGCGCTGCTGTTCAGCGACACCGGTCTGTCCGTCTGGCAGATCTCCTCCCTGTTCGCCCTGTGGTCGCTCACCGGCGTCGTCCTGGAGGTGCCCTCCGGTGCCTGGGCCGACGCCACCTCACGGCGGAGGCTGCTGGTCCTCGGCCCGCTGCTCACCGCGGCCGGCTTCGCCCTGTGGGTGCTCGTGCCCTCCTACGGCGCCTTCGCGCTCGGCTTCGTCCTGTGGGGCGCCGGCGGCGCGCTCGGCTCCGGAGCGCTGGAGGCGCTGGTCTACGACGAACTCGACCGGGACGGCGCCGCCGACCGGTACGCCCGGGTGATGGGGCGGGCCCGCGCGGTGGGCATCGCCGCGACGATGGCCGCGATGGGCCTGGCCGGCCCGGTCTTCTCCTGGGGCGGCTACCAAGCGGTGGGCGCGGCGAGCGTGCTGGTCTGCCTGGCCGGAGCGGCCGTGGCGACCCGCTTCCCCGAGCGCCGCACACCGCCCGCCGCCGGCGGCCACTGGGCCGCCACCCTGCGCGCCGGCCTCGCCGAAGCCCGCGGCGACCGCTCCGTGCGGGGCGCGCTGCTGCTCGTGCCGGCGGTGACCTCGGTGTGGGGCGCGCTCGACGAGTACACGCCGCTGCTGGTGCGGGACACCGGCGTGGCCCAGGAGACCGTCCCCTGGCTGCTGCTGGTGGTCTGGGCCGGCGCCACGGCCGGCAGCCTGCTGGCCGGCCCCGCCGAACGCCTGACCACGACCGGGTTCGCCGCCCTGCTCACCGGCTCCGCGCTCGCCCTGGCGGTGGGCGCCGCCGCCGGCACCCCGGGCGCCGTGGTCCTGGTCGCGCTGGCGTTCGGCGGCTTCCAGCTGGCGACCGTGCTGGCCGACGCCCGCCTCCAGCGACGCATCGAGGACACCGGACGGGCCACGCTGACGTCGGTCGCGGGCCTCGGTGCGGAGCTGGGCACCCTCGCCACCTTCGCCGCCTACGCGGCGACGGCCACGGCGACCGGGCACGCCACCGCGTTCGCCTGGTCCGCGGTGCCGTACCTGCTGACGGCGCTGCTGCTGGCGACGGCCGCCCGTGCCGCGGCCGCCGGGGCACGATCCTGA
- a CDS encoding Lrp/AsnC family transcriptional regulator has protein sequence MLNDLDERIVHALAEDARRSYADIGQSVGLSAPAVKRRVDRLRATGAITGFTVRVDPAALGWETEGFVEIFCRRNTSPETIQRGLERYQEVVAASTVTGDADAVAQVFASDMRHFERVLERIAGEPFVERTKSVLVLSPLLRRFSSGSPT, from the coding sequence GTGCTGAACGATCTCGACGAACGCATCGTGCACGCCCTCGCCGAGGACGCCCGCCGTTCCTACGCGGACATCGGGCAGTCGGTCGGCCTGTCCGCGCCCGCCGTCAAACGGCGCGTGGACCGGCTGCGCGCCACCGGAGCCATCACCGGATTCACCGTACGGGTGGACCCCGCCGCGCTCGGCTGGGAGACCGAGGGGTTCGTCGAGATCTTCTGCCGCCGCAACACCTCGCCGGAGACCATCCAGCGGGGCCTGGAGCGCTACCAGGAGGTCGTCGCCGCCTCCACCGTCACCGGGGACGCGGACGCGGTCGCCCAGGTCTTCGCCTCCGACATGCGGCACTTCGAACGGGTCCTGGAGCGGATCGCCGGGGAGCCGTTCGTCGAACGGACCAAGTCCGTGCTGGTGCTCTCGCCGCTGCTCCGGCGCTTCTCGTCCGGGTCGCCGACCTGA